In a genomic window of Saccharothrix sp. HUAS TT1:
- a CDS encoding protein kinase — protein sequence METERLIGGRYRLRHVLGRGSMGTVWAAHDEVLRRDVAVKEVLRPAGAPDDEDEVLRERTLREARSAAALAHPNLVTLYDVVQQDGDPYVVMELVPSSSLAEVVRQRGPLTDVQGAVVADAVAAALEAAHRAGITHRDVKPGNVLVADDGRVKLTDFGIARNVAEATLTSRGITLGTPAFIAPEVAAGGAVSFAADQWSLGATLFAAMTGQQPYEGANVLQTINQVVHGDVPSASACGALEEVVAGLMVKEPEGRIALADVRRLVRPLLPEPGTDVFPSSGDTRPVVAIVRPPLAKAPIPPDAPLAADPGPLPFAVTATTRAPARRRPGPTAALALAAVLLFAVGSAAGFALTRAVAGASLLPPPPQEAPSLPPITETPSLLPTTAAAATANGEQGAEFTIEVGPDWTSFLEQRANNGLGASTVVHLVAPNGLYEVAVQRFPDYYERNTIKDYLQLVRSRWAADQYFGEALQPTDVLPPGGPEPGVQFSYRTVERATALRGNALPGPDLRRSRYSRVLPRGDDLWVVEVVVPTEQEETGRNQLFDTIAPTFRVRD from the coding sequence GTGGAAACCGAGCGCCTGATCGGCGGCCGCTACCGCCTGCGGCACGTCCTGGGGCGCGGCTCGATGGGCACCGTCTGGGCCGCGCACGACGAAGTCCTGCGCCGGGACGTCGCGGTGAAGGAGGTCCTGCGCCCGGCGGGCGCCCCGGACGACGAGGACGAGGTGCTTCGGGAACGCACCCTCCGCGAGGCGCGTTCGGCGGCGGCGCTCGCCCACCCGAACCTCGTGACGCTCTACGACGTCGTGCAGCAGGACGGCGACCCCTACGTGGTGATGGAGCTCGTGCCGTCGTCGTCGCTGGCGGAGGTGGTGCGGCAGCGCGGGCCGCTGACCGACGTGCAGGGCGCGGTGGTGGCCGACGCCGTGGCCGCCGCGCTGGAGGCCGCGCACCGGGCCGGGATCACGCACCGGGACGTGAAGCCGGGCAACGTGCTGGTCGCCGACGACGGCCGGGTGAAGCTGACCGACTTCGGCATCGCCCGCAACGTCGCCGAGGCCACCCTGACCAGTCGCGGGATCACGCTGGGCACGCCCGCGTTCATCGCGCCGGAGGTGGCGGCGGGCGGCGCGGTGTCGTTCGCGGCGGACCAGTGGTCGCTCGGCGCGACGCTGTTCGCGGCGATGACCGGGCAGCAGCCGTACGAGGGCGCGAACGTGCTGCAGACCATCAACCAGGTGGTGCACGGCGACGTGCCGTCGGCCTCGGCGTGCGGCGCGCTGGAGGAGGTCGTCGCCGGGCTGATGGTGAAGGAGCCGGAGGGGCGGATCGCGCTGGCCGACGTGCGGCGGCTGGTCCGGCCGCTGCTGCCCGAGCCGGGCACCGACGTGTTCCCCTCGTCGGGCGACACCCGACCGGTGGTGGCGATCGTGCGGCCACCGCTGGCCAAGGCCCCGATCCCGCCGGACGCGCCGCTGGCCGCCGACCCCGGTCCCCTGCCGTTCGCGGTGACCGCGACGACCCGCGCGCCGGCCAGGCGCCGGCCGGGGCCGACCGCGGCGCTGGCGTTGGCGGCGGTGCTGCTGTTCGCGGTCGGCAGCGCGGCCGGCTTCGCGCTGACCAGGGCGGTCGCGGGCGCGTCCCTGCTGCCGCCGCCCCCGCAGGAGGCCCCGTCGCTGCCGCCGATCACCGAGACGCCGTCGCTGCTGCCGACCACCGCCGCCGCGGCCACCGCGAACGGCGAGCAGGGCGCCGAGTTCACCATCGAGGTCGGGCCGGACTGGACGAGCTTCCTGGAGCAGCGGGCCAACAACGGGCTCGGCGCGAGCACGGTCGTGCACCTCGTCGCGCCGAACGGGCTGTACGAGGTGGCGGTGCAGCGGTTCCCGGACTACTACGAGCGGAACACGATCAAGGACTACCTCCAGCTGGTGCGGTCGCGGTGGGCGGCCGACCAGTACTTCGGCGAGGCCCTGCAACCGACCGACGTCCTGCCGCCCGGCGGGCCGGAACCGGGCGTCCAGTTCAGCTACCGGACCGTCGAGCGGGCCACCGCGCTGCGCGGCAACGCCCTGCCGGGCCCCGACCTGCGCCGCAGCCGCTACTCCCGCGTCCTGCCGCGCGGCGACGACCTGTGGGTGGTCGAGGTCGTCGTGCCGACGGAGCAGGAGGAGACGGGGCGCAACCAGCTGTTCGACACGATCGCGCCGACGTTCAGGGTGCGCGACTAG
- a CDS encoding methylmalonyl-CoA mutase family protein produces the protein MEPSGELALAAEFPTPDREQWLDLVQAVLRKSGAEFGSLITTTYDGIEVQPLYTAADRAPDAGFPGLAPFTRGGRPQGAAEGWDVRQQHRVADREAVAADLENGVTSLWLKGLDPATYDDVLADVYLDLAPVVVDAGADFLEAGRAMLRVWDQRPVLPSQVRGNVGADPLGVRARTGQPADLGALTDLLAKTLEFPELRLVVVDGLPFHEAGGSDAQELGASLAAGVAYLRHLTDAGLDVERAARLLEFRFAATADQFLTIAKFRAARRLWARVTEVVGAPTPQAQHAVTSPAMMTRRDPWVNMLRTTVASFGAGLGGADAVTVLPFDAAIGLSDDFSRRIARNTQSLLLEESKLAGVIDPAGGSWYVERLTDDLARAAWAWFREIEAAGGLPAASDLVADRIAATWERRRGNLADRSDAITGVSEFPNLGEQPVVRQPHPEEPGGGLPRVRYAQDFEALRDAADAAAERPKVFLATLGPVAAHTARATFAANLFQAGGIETPSAGATEGVDDVVARFRESGARIACLCGSETSYAELAAPVAEALRAAGAERVLLAGRKSEATVDEYVFTGCPALQVLEHAFETLGVER, from the coding sequence ATGGAGCCGTCAGGCGAGTTGGCGCTGGCCGCCGAGTTCCCCACCCCTGACCGCGAGCAGTGGCTGGACCTGGTCCAGGCCGTGCTGCGCAAGTCGGGCGCGGAGTTCGGGTCCCTGATCACCACCACCTACGACGGCATCGAGGTCCAGCCGCTCTACACCGCGGCCGACCGGGCGCCCGACGCCGGTTTCCCCGGTCTGGCCCCGTTCACCCGCGGCGGTCGCCCGCAGGGCGCGGCGGAGGGCTGGGACGTCCGCCAGCAGCACCGGGTCGCCGACCGCGAGGCGGTCGCGGCCGACCTGGAGAACGGCGTCACCTCGCTGTGGCTCAAGGGGCTCGACCCGGCCACCTACGACGACGTGCTGGCCGACGTCTACCTGGACCTGGCCCCCGTCGTCGTCGACGCGGGCGCGGACTTCCTCGAAGCGGGCCGCGCGATGCTGCGCGTGTGGGACCAGCGGCCGGTGCTGCCGAGCCAGGTGCGCGGCAACGTCGGCGCGGACCCGCTGGGCGTGCGGGCCCGCACCGGGCAGCCCGCCGACCTCGGGGCGTTGACCGACCTGCTGGCCAAGACCCTGGAGTTCCCCGAGCTGCGCCTGGTCGTGGTGGACGGCCTGCCGTTCCACGAGGCGGGCGGCTCCGACGCGCAGGAGCTGGGCGCGTCGCTCGCGGCCGGCGTCGCCTACCTGCGGCACCTCACCGACGCCGGGCTGGACGTCGAGCGGGCCGCGCGGCTGCTGGAGTTCCGGTTCGCCGCGACCGCCGACCAGTTCCTGACCATCGCGAAGTTCCGGGCCGCCCGGCGGCTCTGGGCGCGGGTGACCGAGGTCGTCGGCGCGCCGACCCCGCAGGCGCAGCACGCCGTCACGTCGCCCGCGATGATGACCCGCCGCGACCCGTGGGTGAACATGCTGCGCACCACCGTGGCGTCGTTCGGCGCGGGCCTCGGCGGCGCGGACGCGGTGACCGTGCTGCCGTTCGACGCGGCGATCGGCCTCTCCGACGACTTCTCCCGGCGCATCGCCCGCAACACCCAGTCGCTGCTGCTGGAGGAGTCGAAGCTGGCCGGGGTGATCGACCCGGCGGGCGGCTCCTGGTACGTGGAACGGCTCACCGACGACCTCGCCCGCGCCGCGTGGGCCTGGTTCCGCGAGATCGAGGCGGCGGGCGGGCTGCCGGCGGCGTCCGACCTGGTCGCCGACCGGATCGCGGCCACCTGGGAGCGGCGGCGGGGCAACCTGGCCGACCGGTCCGACGCGATCACCGGCGTCAGCGAGTTCCCGAACCTCGGCGAGCAGCCGGTGGTCCGGCAGCCGCACCCCGAGGAGCCCGGCGGCGGCCTGCCGCGGGTCCGCTACGCGCAGGACTTCGAGGCGCTGCGGGACGCGGCCGACGCCGCCGCCGAACGCCCCAAGGTCTTCCTGGCCACCCTCGGCCCGGTCGCCGCGCACACCGCGCGCGCCACGTTCGCGGCGAACCTGTTCCAGGCGGGCGGCATCGAGACGCCGAGCGCCGGCGCCACCGAGGGCGTGGACGACGTGGTCGCGCGGTTCCGCGAGAGCGGCGCGCGGATCGCGTGCCTGTGCGGCAGCGAGACGAGCTACGCCGAACTCGCCGCGCCCGTCGCGGAAGCGCTCCGCGCGGCCGGCGCCGAGCGGGTCCTGCTGGCGGGCAGGAAGTCCGAGGCGACCGTCGACGAGTACGTGTTCACCGGCTGCCCGGCGCTCCAGGTGCTGGAGCACGCGTTCGAAACCCTGGGAGTCGAGCGATGA
- the scpA gene encoding methylmalonyl-CoA mutase, translating into MIPNFAEVELGEPTATSAAQWQAALQEATGKGADALTWETPEGIGVKPLYTAADTDGLDFLATYPGIAPFLRGPYPTMYVNQPWTIRQYAGFSTAEESNAFYRRNLAAGQKGLSVAFDLATHRGYDSDHPRVAGDVGMAGVAIDSIYDMRQLFDGIPLDRMSVSMTMNGAVLPVLALYVVAAEEQGVSPEQLAGTIQNDILKEFMVRNTYIYPPQPSMRIISDIFAFTSQRMPKFNSISISGYHMQEAGATADLELAYTLADGVEYLRAGRDAGLDIDAFAPRLSFFWAVGMNFFMEVAKLRAARLLWAKLVKGFDAKSPKSLSLRTHCQTSGWSLTAQDVFNNVARTCVEAMAATQGHTQSLHTNALDEALALPTDFSARIARNTQLLLQQESGTNRVIDPWGGSAFVERLTHDLANRAWSHITEVEAAGGMARAIDAGIPKLRIEEAAARTQARIDSGRQPVIGVNKYQVEFDEKIDVLKVDNAGVRAQQLAKLARLREERDQSAVDGALAALTTAAGGGGNLLELAIEAARAKATVGEISEALGKVWGRHSAQIRTITGVYREEAGAVSNVSATREVVEAFAEAEGRRPRILVAKMGQDGHDRGQKVIATAFADLGFDVDVGPLFQTPDEVARQAVEADVHVVGVSSLAAGHLTLVPALRSALAELGREDIMVVVGGVIPPQDFDALREAGATAIFPPGTVIADAAGDLLRRLAEQLGHDDLPGRDG; encoded by the coding sequence ATGATCCCGAACTTCGCCGAGGTCGAGCTGGGCGAGCCCACCGCGACCTCCGCCGCGCAGTGGCAGGCGGCGCTCCAAGAGGCGACCGGCAAGGGCGCGGACGCGCTGACGTGGGAGACGCCCGAGGGCATCGGCGTCAAACCGCTCTACACCGCCGCCGACACCGACGGCCTGGACTTCCTGGCCACCTACCCGGGCATCGCGCCGTTCCTGCGCGGCCCGTACCCGACCATGTACGTCAACCAGCCGTGGACCATCCGGCAGTACGCCGGGTTCTCCACCGCCGAGGAGTCCAACGCCTTCTACCGGCGCAACCTGGCGGCCGGCCAGAAGGGCCTCTCGGTCGCGTTCGACCTGGCCACCCACCGCGGCTACGACTCCGACCACCCCCGGGTCGCCGGCGACGTCGGCATGGCGGGCGTGGCCATCGACTCGATCTACGACATGCGGCAGCTGTTCGACGGCATCCCGCTGGACCGGATGAGCGTGTCGATGACCATGAACGGCGCGGTGCTGCCGGTCCTGGCGCTGTACGTGGTGGCGGCCGAGGAGCAGGGGGTGTCGCCCGAGCAGCTGGCGGGGACCATCCAGAACGACATCCTCAAGGAGTTCATGGTCCGCAACACCTACATCTACCCGCCGCAGCCGTCGATGCGGATCATCTCCGACATCTTCGCGTTCACGTCGCAGCGGATGCCGAAGTTCAACTCCATCTCCATCTCCGGCTACCACATGCAGGAGGCGGGCGCGACGGCCGACCTGGAGCTGGCGTACACGCTCGCGGACGGCGTCGAGTACCTGCGCGCGGGCCGTGACGCCGGGTTGGACATCGACGCGTTCGCGCCGCGGCTGTCGTTCTTCTGGGCGGTCGGGATGAACTTCTTCATGGAGGTCGCCAAGCTGCGCGCCGCCCGGCTGCTGTGGGCGAAGCTGGTCAAGGGCTTCGACGCGAAGTCGCCGAAGTCGCTGTCGCTGCGCACGCACTGCCAGACGTCGGGCTGGTCGCTCACCGCGCAGGACGTGTTCAACAACGTCGCGCGCACGTGCGTCGAGGCGATGGCCGCCACCCAGGGTCACACGCAGTCGTTGCACACCAACGCGCTGGACGAGGCGCTGGCGCTGCCCACCGACTTCTCCGCGCGCATCGCCCGCAACACCCAGCTGCTGCTCCAGCAGGAGTCCGGCACCAACCGGGTGATCGACCCGTGGGGCGGCAGCGCGTTCGTGGAACGCCTCACCCACGACCTGGCGAACCGCGCGTGGTCGCACATCACCGAGGTCGAGGCCGCGGGCGGGATGGCGCGGGCCATCGACGCGGGCATCCCGAAGCTGCGCATCGAGGAGGCCGCCGCGCGCACCCAGGCGCGGATCGACTCCGGTCGGCAGCCGGTGATCGGCGTGAACAAGTACCAGGTCGAGTTCGACGAGAAGATCGACGTGCTCAAGGTCGACAACGCGGGCGTGCGCGCGCAGCAGCTGGCCAAGCTGGCCCGGTTGCGCGAGGAGCGCGACCAGTCCGCTGTGGACGGTGCGCTGGCCGCGCTGACCACCGCGGCGGGCGGCGGCGGCAACCTGCTGGAGCTGGCCATCGAGGCCGCCCGCGCCAAGGCGACGGTCGGCGAGATCTCCGAGGCCCTGGGCAAGGTGTGGGGCCGCCACTCCGCGCAGATCCGCACCATCACCGGCGTGTACCGGGAGGAGGCCGGAGCGGTGTCCAACGTGTCGGCGACCCGCGAGGTGGTGGAGGCGTTCGCCGAGGCCGAGGGCCGCCGCCCGCGCATCCTGGTCGCCAAGATGGGCCAGGACGGGCACGACCGCGGCCAGAAGGTGATCGCCACCGCGTTCGCCGACCTCGGCTTCGACGTGGACGTCGGCCCGCTGTTCCAGACCCCCGACGAGGTCGCCCGCCAGGCCGTCGAGGCCGACGTGCACGTCGTCGGCGTGTCGTCGCTGGCCGCGGGCCACCTCACGCTGGTGCCCGCGCTGCGCTCGGCGTTGGCGGAGCTGGGCCGCGAGGACATCATGGTCGTGGTCGGCGGCGTGATCCCGCCGCAGGACTTCGACGCGCTGCGCGAGGCGGGCGCGACGGCGATCTTCCCGCCCGGCACCGTCATCGCCGACGCGGCGGGCGACCTGCTGCGCCGGCTCGCCGAGCAGCTGGGCCACGACGACCTGCCGGGGCGGGATGGCTAG
- the meaB gene encoding methylmalonyl Co-A mutase-associated GTPase MeaB: MARQVDVGEYAKGVLAGDRSRLARAITLVESTRPDHRASAQELLVELLPHAGGAHRVGITGVPGVGKSTFIDAFGSMLTSQGHRVAVLAVDPSSTRTGGSILGDKTRMARLAVDPAAFIRPSPTSGTLGGVARATRESIVLVEAAGYDVVLVETVGVGQSEVAVANMTDCSLFLTLARTGDQLQGIKKGVLELADVIAVNKADGPHEVDARKAARELAGALRLLRPADATWHPPVLTCSGLDGSGLDVVWQQVVRHREALEAVGELAERRRRQQVDWTWAMVNDQLLTSLRSAPAVRSLVPEVERRVREGELTATLAAERILAAFRESAEDA, from the coding sequence ATGGCTAGGCAGGTCGACGTCGGCGAGTACGCCAAGGGCGTGCTCGCGGGCGACCGGAGCAGGTTGGCGCGGGCCATCACGCTGGTCGAGTCGACCCGGCCGGACCACCGCGCGTCGGCGCAGGAGCTGCTGGTCGAGCTGCTGCCGCACGCGGGCGGCGCGCACCGGGTCGGCATCACCGGCGTGCCCGGCGTGGGCAAGTCGACGTTCATCGACGCGTTCGGCTCGATGCTGACCTCCCAGGGCCACCGGGTGGCGGTGCTGGCGGTCGACCCGTCGTCCACCCGCACCGGCGGTTCGATCCTGGGCGACAAGACCCGGATGGCCCGGCTCGCGGTCGACCCGGCCGCGTTCATCCGGCCGTCGCCGACGTCCGGCACGCTCGGCGGCGTGGCCAGGGCCACCCGCGAGTCGATCGTGCTGGTCGAGGCGGCCGGCTACGACGTGGTGCTGGTCGAGACGGTCGGCGTCGGGCAGTCCGAGGTCGCGGTGGCGAACATGACCGACTGCTCGCTGTTCCTCACCCTCGCCCGGACGGGCGACCAGCTCCAGGGCATCAAGAAGGGCGTGCTGGAGCTGGCCGACGTCATCGCGGTGAACAAGGCCGACGGGCCGCACGAGGTGGACGCCCGCAAGGCCGCCCGCGAGCTGGCCGGGGCGTTGCGGCTGCTGCGCCCGGCGGACGCCACCTGGCACCCGCCGGTGCTGACGTGCAGCGGCCTGGACGGCTCGGGGCTCGACGTCGTGTGGCAGCAGGTCGTCCGGCACCGCGAGGCGCTGGAGGCCGTCGGCGAGCTGGCCGAGCGGCGTCGGCGCCAGCAGGTCGACTGGACCTGGGCCATGGTCAACGACCAGCTGTTGACGAGCCTGCGCTCGGCGCCGGCGGTGCGCTCGCTCGTGCCCGAGGTGGAACGCCGGGTGCGCGAGGGCGAGCTGACCGCCACCCTCGCCGCGGAACGGATTCTGGCGGCGTTCCGCGAAAGTGCGGAAGACGCCTGA
- a CDS encoding M20 family metallopeptidase yields the protein MSTDFKMSTRSAVERYSTALVDLSRSIHAEPEQAFAEHRSAAKVADLLAAEGFEVERGVADLETAFTASFGSGDLVLGLCAEYDALPEVGHACGHNVIAAASTGAALALRDLADELGLTVRVIGTPAEEVGGGKVLMLERGVFDDVSLSMMVHPAPYEAVAARSLAITDVEVHYTGKPSHAAAAPHLGVNAADAITVAQVAIGLARQHLEPGQMVSGIVTRGGTVPNVVPAHTSAMFDLRAEDLESLARLEERMNRCFEAGALATGCTHEVVKVSPVYAELTPDPWLADAYRRAAVELGRRPLSPEAELREKIGSTDMGNVTRALPAIHPTIAIDCGDAVNHQIEFATACASASADRAVLDGALALAWTTISAATDGAQRSRLLAGAA from the coding sequence ATGAGTACCGACTTCAAGATGAGCACGCGCTCGGCCGTCGAGCGGTACTCGACTGCGCTGGTGGACCTATCGCGCAGCATCCACGCCGAACCCGAGCAGGCGTTCGCCGAGCACCGCAGCGCGGCCAAGGTCGCCGACCTGCTGGCCGCCGAGGGCTTCGAGGTCGAGCGCGGGGTGGCGGACCTGGAGACGGCGTTCACCGCCTCGTTCGGCTCCGGCGACCTGGTGCTCGGGCTGTGCGCGGAGTACGACGCGCTGCCCGAGGTCGGCCACGCGTGCGGGCACAACGTGATCGCCGCCGCGTCCACCGGCGCGGCCCTGGCGCTGCGCGACCTCGCCGACGAGCTGGGCCTCACCGTCCGGGTGATCGGCACGCCGGCCGAGGAGGTCGGCGGCGGCAAGGTGCTGATGCTCGAACGCGGGGTGTTCGACGACGTGTCGCTCTCGATGATGGTGCACCCGGCGCCCTACGAGGCCGTCGCCGCGCGTTCCCTGGCCATCACCGACGTCGAGGTCCACTACACCGGCAAGCCGTCGCACGCCGCCGCCGCGCCCCACCTGGGCGTGAACGCCGCCGACGCCATCACCGTCGCCCAGGTCGCCATCGGGCTCGCCCGCCAGCACCTGGAGCCCGGCCAGATGGTCAGCGGCATCGTCACCCGCGGCGGCACCGTGCCGAACGTCGTGCCGGCGCACACGTCGGCCATGTTCGACCTGCGCGCCGAGGACCTGGAATCGCTCGCCCGGCTGGAGGAGCGGATGAACCGCTGCTTCGAGGCGGGCGCGCTGGCCACCGGCTGCACCCACGAGGTCGTCAAGGTCTCGCCGGTCTACGCCGAGCTGACCCCGGACCCCTGGCTGGCGGACGCCTACCGGCGTGCCGCGGTCGAGCTGGGCAGGCGCCCGTTGAGCCCCGAGGCGGAGCTCAGGGAGAAGATCGGCAGCACCGACATGGGCAACGTCACCCGCGCGCTGCCCGCCATCCACCCGACCATCGCCATCGACTGCGGAGACGCGGTGAACCACCAAATCGAGTTCGCGACCGCCTGTGCGTCGGCCTCCGCCGACCGAGCTGTGCTCGACGGGGCGCTCGCCCTCGCCTGGACCACTATTTCCGCTGCCACGGACGGTGCGCAGCGTTCTCGACTGTTGGCGGGTGCGGCATGA
- a CDS encoding amidohydrolase, giving the protein MTVLDSRLPEEGAEVLLTDRGVSIAPVDDPGEGRGPSWLDDWLAANASEVVAWRRHIHAHPELSRHEYATTELIADVLRSAGLKPRVLPGGTGLVCDVGSGPRCVALRADIDALPLPESTGAPYSSTVDGVAHACGHDAHTTVLLGAALALASATELPGRVRLVFQPAEEVMPGGALDVLAAGGLDGVERIFGLHCDPRLEVGRIGTRIGAITSASDMLELRLTSPGGHTSRPHLTADLVHALGTVITGLPGLLSRRVDPRSGTVLVWGAVHAGEAPNAVPQDGVLRGTLRTGDRDIWAELEPLIKELVGALLAPTGVGFDLHHRRGVPPVVNDRESTVLLRAGVEAALGEDALAGTEQSSGGEDFGWYLEHVPGSFARLGVWDGVGKQKDLHQPGFDLDERALLVGIRVMVHTALAALA; this is encoded by the coding sequence ATGACGGTCCTGGACTCGCGTCTGCCGGAGGAGGGTGCCGAGGTGCTGTTGACCGATCGCGGGGTCAGCATTGCCCCTGTGGATGATCCCGGTGAGGGTCGCGGACCCTCGTGGCTGGACGACTGGCTGGCGGCGAACGCCTCCGAGGTCGTCGCCTGGCGCAGGCACATCCACGCGCACCCGGAGTTGTCCCGCCACGAGTACGCGACCACCGAGCTGATCGCCGACGTGCTGCGCTCGGCCGGCCTCAAGCCGCGGGTGCTGCCCGGCGGCACCGGCCTGGTCTGCGACGTCGGCTCCGGGCCGCGGTGCGTGGCGCTGCGCGCCGACATCGACGCCCTGCCGCTGCCGGAGAGCACGGGCGCGCCCTACTCGTCCACAGTGGACGGCGTGGCGCACGCGTGCGGGCACGACGCGCACACCACCGTGCTGCTGGGCGCGGCGCTGGCGCTGGCGTCGGCGACCGAGCTGCCCGGCCGGGTGCGGCTGGTGTTCCAGCCGGCCGAGGAGGTCATGCCGGGCGGCGCGCTGGACGTGCTGGCGGCGGGCGGCCTCGACGGGGTGGAGCGCATCTTCGGCCTGCACTGCGACCCGAGGCTGGAGGTCGGCCGGATCGGCACCCGGATCGGCGCGATCACCTCGGCCAGCGACATGCTGGAGCTGCGCCTGACCTCGCCGGGCGGCCACACCTCCCGACCGCACCTGACCGCGGACCTGGTGCACGCGCTGGGCACCGTGATCACCGGCCTGCCGGGCCTCCTGTCGCGCCGCGTGGACCCCCGTTCGGGCACGGTGCTCGTGTGGGGCGCGGTGCACGCGGGCGAGGCCCCCAACGCCGTGCCGCAGGACGGCGTGCTGCGCGGCACGCTGCGCACCGGCGACCGGGACATCTGGGCCGAGCTGGAGCCGTTGATCAAGGAGCTGGTCGGCGCCCTGCTGGCGCCGACGGGCGTCGGCTTCGACCTGCACCACCGCCGCGGCGTCCCGCCGGTCGTGAACGACCGGGAGAGCACGGTGCTGCTGCGCGCGGGCGTCGAGGCGGCGCTGGGCGAGGACGCGCTGGCGGGCACCGAGCAGTCGTCCGGCGGCGAGGACTTCGGCTGGTACCTGGAGCACGTGCCGGGCTCGTTCGCCCGCCTGGGCGTCTGGGACGGCGTCGGCAAGCAGAAGGACCTCCACCAGCCCGGCTTCGACCTGGACGAGCGCGCCCTGCTGGTCGGCATCCGGGTCATGGTCCACACCGCCCTGGCCGCCCTGGCCTGA
- a CDS encoding glycerol-3-phosphate dehydrogenase/oxidase: MAHRKHPATAGRLGPLERAEAWDRLGAETFDLVIIGGGVVGVGTALDAATRGLRVALVEARDLASGTSSRSSKLFHGGLRYLEQLEFGLVREALRERELMLTRIAPHLVKPVPFLYPLTHRGWERPYTAAGLLMYDTMGGARSVPGQKHLTRAGALRLAPALKPSALVGGIRYYDAQADDARHTMMVGRTAAHYGAVVRTSTQVVGFLREADRVSGVRVRDVEDGRETSVRAHAVINATGVWTDELQRLSGSRGRFRVRASKGVHIVVPRDRIVSESGLILRTEKSVLFVIPWRNHWIVGTTDTDWNLDLAHPAATRADIDYVLEHVNAVLATPLTHDDIEGVYAGLRPLLAGESESTSKLSREHAVARVAPGLVAIAGGKYTTYRVMGADAVDAASVDLPGRLQPSITDKVPLVGADGYHALVNQADQLAARYGLHPYRVRHLLDRYGSLVHEVLESAEPELLRPVPGAPDYLQVEVVYAASHEGALHLEDVLTRRTRISIEYPHRGVECALPVARLIAGVHGWDEARVAHEVSVYTARVEAERASQAEPDDQAADAVRASAPEARPEITEPVS, translated from the coding sequence GTGGCACACCGCAAGCACCCCGCCACCGCAGGCCGGCTCGGACCGCTGGAACGCGCGGAAGCCTGGGACCGCCTCGGCGCGGAGACGTTCGACCTGGTGATCATCGGTGGTGGCGTGGTCGGCGTCGGCACCGCGCTGGACGCCGCGACGCGCGGCCTGCGGGTGGCCCTGGTCGAGGCCCGCGACCTGGCCTCGGGCACGTCCAGCCGGTCGTCCAAGCTGTTCCACGGCGGGCTGCGGTACCTGGAGCAGCTGGAGTTCGGTCTGGTCCGCGAGGCGCTGCGGGAACGCGAACTCATGCTGACCCGCATCGCGCCGCACCTGGTCAAGCCGGTGCCGTTCCTGTACCCGCTGACGCACCGCGGCTGGGAGCGGCCGTACACCGCGGCCGGGCTGCTCATGTACGACACGATGGGCGGCGCGCGGTCCGTGCCCGGCCAGAAGCACCTGACCAGGGCGGGCGCGCTGCGGCTGGCGCCCGCGCTGAAGCCGTCCGCGCTGGTCGGCGGCATCCGGTACTACGACGCGCAGGCCGACGACGCCCGGCACACCATGATGGTCGGGCGGACCGCGGCCCACTACGGCGCCGTCGTGCGGACGTCCACGCAGGTCGTGGGGTTCCTGCGGGAGGCGGACCGGGTGTCCGGCGTGCGGGTGCGGGACGTGGAGGACGGGCGCGAGACGTCCGTGCGGGCGCACGCGGTGATCAACGCGACCGGGGTGTGGACCGACGAGCTGCAGCGGTTGTCCGGCAGCCGCGGGCGGTTCCGGGTGCGGGCGTCGAAGGGCGTGCACATCGTCGTGCCGCGGGACCGGATCGTGTCCGAGTCCGGGTTGATCCTGCGCACCGAGAAGTCGGTGCTGTTCGTGATCCCGTGGCGGAATCACTGGATCGTGGGAACGACCGACACCGACTGGAACCTGGACCTGGCGCACCCGGCGGCGACGCGGGCGGACATCGACTACGTCCTGGAGCACGTGAACGCGGTGCTGGCGACGCCGTTGACGCACGACGACATCGAGGGCGTGTACGCCGGGCTGCGGCCGCTGCTGGCCGGGGAGAGCGAGTCGACGTCGAAGCTGTCGCGGGAGCACGCGGTGGCGCGGGTGGCGCCCGGTCTGGTGGCGATCGCCGGGGGCAAGTACACGACGTACCGGGTGATGGGCGCGGACGCGGTGGACGCGGCGTCGGTCGACCTGCCTGGCCGGTTGCAGCCGTCGATCACCGACAAGGTGCCGCTGGTCGGGGCGGACGGCTACCACGCGCTGGTCAACCAGGCCGACCAGCTGGCCGCGCGGTACGGGCTGCACCCCTACCGGGTGCGGCACCTGCTGGACCGGTACGGGTCGCTGGTGCACGAGGTGCTGGAGTCGGCGGAACCGGAGTTGCTGCGGCCGGTCCCGGGCGCGCCGGACTACCTGCAGGTGGAGGTGGTCTACGCGGCCTCGCACGAGGGCGCGCTGCACCTGGAGGACGTGCTGACCCGGCGGACCCGGATCTCGATCGAGTACCCGCACCGGGGCGTGGAGTGCGCCCTGCCGGTGGCGCGGCTGATCGCCGGGGTGCACGGGTGGGACGAGGCGCGGGTGGCGCACGAGGTGTCGGTCTACACGGCGCGGGTGGAAGCGGAGCGGGCGTCCCAGGCGGAACCGGACGACCAGGCCGCCGACGCCGTCCGCGCGTCCGCGCCGGAGGCCCGTCCGGAGATCACCGAACCGGTGAGCTGA